The genomic region TTGTTAATAATTTATATATTGCTTTTAACACTAAAATCTGTTATTATATCTATTATTATATATCTTTGTTGCAAAAGGATTTTTAATATGAAAATTGATTTTAAAACTATTTTTTCGAAAATGAACAGTTTTTTAGCAGGTAAAACTGTTTTGAATATAGCGCTTATAATATGTGCAACGGTGTTTTTGTTTTCCGTGTATAATATCTCTGTTTGGTTTTATGAAAATAAAAATACAGACGATTTAAAAAACACATTGATTGAAATGGGCAACAAAAATGAAGATAAGGTGCTTATAAATCAAGAGATTAAAAACGAAGAAGAGGAAGTTGACGTTTCAAAAATCAAATTTTTAACAACCGATATAGACGAGCTTCAAAATCTTAATGCCGATACTGTTGCGTGGATTAAGGTTATGGGAACTAATGTTGATTATCCTGTTGTACAAACAGACGACAACGATTTTTACCTTACACATGACTTTAATAAAAATGAAAACAAAGCAGGCTGGGTTTTCGGAGATTTCAGATGTAATTTTTATAATTTGGGATACAACACTATTCTTTACGGACACGAGAGAATGGATTACAGTATGTTTGGCTCTTTGACTTTCTGCCGTGATGATTGGTGGTATAATGTAAAGACAAATCATTTTATATTTTTAAATACAGCAACTCAAAAAACTGTATGGCAGATTTTTTCTATTTATGTAACAACTGTTGATTTCAATTACATAAAAACAGGCTTTAGCGGGGAAGAGGATTTTTCAGAATTTGTTCAATCTCTAAATGATAGGAATACAATTCCCACCCTTAAAGCAGATGCAACATCAGATGATAAAATAATAACTTTATCTACCTGCTATAACATTAGCAAAAGATTAGTTGTTCACGGTAAGCTTATTAAAAGTGAAAGTATCTATCCTTCTTTTGATGAGAATTCACAATCTTCATCGTCTGATGTATCAAGTGATATTTCTTCCGAAATTTCTTCTGATATTTCTTCCGATACATCTGGCAGTGCTTCAAGTGAAATTTCAAAACCCAACGAAAGCGAAGATAACAGCTCTTCTTCAGATGTATCTTCAGAGGAATCATCTTCACAACCCGACTCAAGCTCTGAAGAAGCTTCGTCGGATTCTACATCTTCAGAGGAAAGCAGCTCTTCTGAGGTTTCCGAACCATCACAAGACCCTGAAGGAAGTTCTTCCGAAAAAACGGAAAGCTCTGATATTTCTTCCTCGGAAGGCATTGGCTCAGAGGAAACATAAATAAAAAAGGTGTATATTATGGAAAATAACTTTCAGAACAATTTAAATAAATATTTATTGAAAAAGGATATAAATTCGGGAATAACAGGAATTTTACTTCTCACCATTATCGGAAATGTTCTGTTTATTTTAATTTCCCTTGCATTGACAATCATATCAGCATTTTACACCAATAGAATTTATGATGCACAAAATGCGGTAAATTATGTTTTATCCACCGATAATATTTACGGCCTTTTGATAAATATGCTTTTATATATTTTTTATTTTACAGTTCCTTTTTTGAGTATTTCCGCTGCCAGAAGATATCCTATGAGAGAAATTATTAGCTTTAAAAAACCTAAATTTTCTCATGTGTTTTATGCCTTTTTTATTACAATAGGTTTTTCGTTTGTCGCTTCTTATATAACAAATTTTATTATAAACTTTTTAGGAAGCTTTGGAATAAGTGTCAATAATCCTATAACAGAAATGAATACGGGTTCTATTGGCAGTATTGTGCTTTATTTTGTTCATATGGCAATTATTCCGCCTTTGGTTGAGGAATTTGCAATTAGAGGCGTTGTGTTAGGCTCTGTGAAAAAATATTCCAAAAGCTTTGCTATCGTTTTCTCTGCACTTTTATTTTCATTGATGCACGGAACCTTTTATCAAATTCCATATGCCTTTGTTGCAGGTCTTGTAATGGGATATTTTGTTATTAAATTTGACTCAATATGGATTGGTATAATTGTTCATTTCCTCAATAATTCTATTAGTGTAATTTTTGAGTTTTTATCAAAGGTAATTGAAAACGAAAATCTACTCGTTTTAATTTCAAGTATTACAAATCTTACCCTTCTTTTAATAGGCGCAATAACGCTGATTGTTTTTGTCTTAAATAATAAAATAGGTATAGATAAGGATGAAGATTCTTGTTCTTTTTCAGAATGCTTTAAAACTATGCTAAAACGTCCGTTGTTTTATATTTTGTTGATATTTTCTTTTATAACCGTAATATTGTCAAGCTTTTAAATAAACAACGTTAAATCTAAAAATGAGTGTATTGCATAATGGAAAAACAATATTTTTTTATGAAAAAAGCCATTGAACAGGCAAAAAAAGCCGCCCTCCTCGGTGAAGTTCCGGTCGGGGCGGTTATTGTTAAAGATGGTAAAATAATTTCAAGAGGAAAAAACCAAAGGGAAATAAATAAAAACGCTTTAAAGCACGCAGAGATTATTGCAATAGATAAAGCATGTAAAAAATTAGGCGGTTGGAGGCTTGAGGATTGTGAAATGTACGTAACCCTTGAACCGTGTCCCATGTGCGCAGGAGCTATAATAAACTCAAGAATAAAAAAAGTAGTATTCGGCGCATATGATTATAAAGCAGGCTCTGTTGATTCTGTAATTAAATTATTTGATTTACCCTACAACCATAAGCCCGAAACGGTGGGTGGAGTAATGCAGGAGGAATGCTCTCAGCTTCTCAGTGATTTTTTTTGTAAGCTTCGAATTTCAAAGCGTTGCAAAGACGTTGATTCTTTAAAATAACAGAGTAAAAGGGAACACCTACAACGGAAATCACCACAAACTCTCCTAAGGCAACAAAGAAATACCAAAACCAAAAGCTTTCTTCACTTGTAAATACAAACACCATTTCAAAAGCAATAATAAAGCTTAAAATACTTGCCCAAAGGCTTGAAATAATCAAAGAAAGAATTTTTCTGTTTTTGATTATAAATGGAGTGAGGGCGGTAAATACAGTAGATATCAAGGTATGTAACGAGCCAAAAAGAGCATCTACAATGCCATAGGGCCCAAATAAATTTGCAAAAAAACAGCCCAAGGTAACTCCTAAGATGTATCTTGGGTCTAAAAAACACAAAAGTAAAAGCAGTTCTGAAAGCCTGAATTGAACAGGTCCGTAGCTTATAACACCAAAGCTTAAAGTCATCACTGCATAAAGAGCACATACAATTGCAGTTCTTGCGAGAAAATGCACATTTTTTTTCATTTTTCACATTCCTTTTTTCGAATAAAAATAGTGCTATGTCACCTCGCACAATCGTTATTATATACCAAATATTATACATTTGCAAGAAAAATAAGGACAAAATCCCGATTATTATAAAAAACAGTTGTAAAATATTAAAAAATGAGTTAAAATATATTAGTTAAATAGCAAAATAAATTTACTGATTTTTTATATATTCAAGAAAGGAAAGGTAATTCAAATGTTAAAATACGAAAACAATTACGGCGAAATTCTTGTTGACAATAAAGCTGTTGCTATTCTTGCCGGCAATGCTGCTACCAAAAGCTTTGGCGTAAAGGGTATGTCTTCAAAAAATGCTGTTGACGGTATCGCTACTATTTTAAATTTTGAAAATATTGAAAAGGGCATAATTGTTAAATTTGAAGATAATGAAATTATTATTGATATGCATATCGTAGTTTCCTACGGCATAAACATCAACGCTATTACTCAAAGCATCACTCACAACGTAAGCTATGCTGTTGAAACAGCTACAGGCTTTAACGTTAAAAAAATCAATGTTTATGTTGATGCAATCAAAAATTAAGACAGGAGTTATTTTAGAAATGATAGACGGTATTATTTTTAAGCAAATGGTAATATCGGCTGCTAATAATATTGATAATAAAAAGCAGTCCATTAATGACCTTAACGTTTTTCCTGTTCCTGACGGAGATACAGGTACAAATATGTCTATGACAATCTGTGCGGCACGTGCAGAGCTTGAAAAAATAAATAGTGATGAAATCGGTGTTGTTTCAGATAAAGTTGCAACTGCCTTACTTAAAGGCGCAAGAGGAAACTCCGGTGTTATTCTTTCATTACTTTTCAGAGGCTTTTCAAAAGAGTTAAAGGGTGTAAAATCGGTTGATTCAATCGGTTTTGCCAATGCTCTTAACAGTGGTGTTAAAGCTGCATACGGTGCTGTTATGAAGCCTACTGAGGGAACTATTTTAACAGTTGCAAGAGTTGCTGCTCAGAAGGCTTTGGAAAACGCAAATAAAATTACCGACACAACAAAGCTTTTTGAACTTGTATATAATACAGCTTCAGAAACTCTTGATAAAACTCCTGAAATGCTTCCTGTTCTCAAACAAGCAAAGGTTGTAGATGCAGGCGGAAAAGGCCTACTTGAAATATATTTCGGTATGCTTAGCTTTTTGCGTGACGGAGTAGTAATAGAAGCTCAAGAAGCTTCTGAACAGACAGTGCAAAAGGCAGATTTCCAAAGCTTCAACACTGAGGATATTAAATTTGCATACTGTACCGAGTTTTTAATTGAAAAATCAGAATCAGCTAATGCTGAATCTTTTAAAAAGTTTTTATATACGATAGGTGACAGCGTTGTTGCTGTTGACGATACCGATATTATAAAAGTACATGTTCATACCAATAATCCCGGAAAAGTGCTTGAAGAAGCTTTGAAAAACGGTTCTCTCATAAAAATCAAAATAGAAAATATGAAAGAACAACACAGCGAACAAGCATCCGGACAGGCAGAGACTCAAGCTGATACAACAGAGGATGAGGTTGCACAGGCTGAGAAAACCTTTGGCTTTGTTTCTGTATGTGCAGGCGAAGGGTTGAGTGTTGTCTTTTCTGATTTGGGTGTTGATAAAATCGTTGAGGGCGGTCAAACAATGAACCCCAGCACAGATGACCTTATAAAAGCTATCAACTCAGTTCCTGCAGAAATTGTATTTGTTTTACCGAATAATAAAAATATTATAATGGCGGCTTCTCAGGCGGCAGAAATAGCCCAAAAGGAAGTAGTTGTTATTCCTTCAAAAACAATTCCTCAGGGAATAACCTCTATGTTGGAGTTTAACCCCGATGCATCAAAAGAAGAAAATTCACAGGCAATGATGGCAGCTTGCGAAAAAGTAAAAACAGGTCAGATAACATTTGCTGCAAGAGATTCCGAATTTGACGGTCATCAAATCAAAGAAGGGGAAATTTTAGGTCTTATAGAAAATAAAGTTACCTTTGTTGAAAAAGATATTGATATCTGTATTGATAAGGTTGCTGCAGAACTTACAAAAGATGGGGCAGGATATGTTACATTGTTTTATGGTTCTGATGTTAACGAGGAACAAGCAGAGGCTGTAAACGAAAGACTTATCAATTCCTTAAATTGTGATATTAACACAATTAACGGCGGACAACCTATTTATTACTATATTATTTCTGCGGAATAAAGCAATTTGGGAGAGTATAAAGTGGAGCTTTTTTTAAAAAGAAAACTTTTGTATGTATTATGTGCTTTAGTTATTCTTATTATGTCGGGCTGTAATTCTGTTGATGATTTGTCCGGCTTTTTGGTTCCGCCTCAAACTACCGAAAAAATGAAAGAGCTTAAGTCTGACATTTATAAGCTCGTTGGAAGTGAAATAACCTTCTTGCAGCCTGCAAAGGGTAATTTCCGCAATACAATAAATTTTATGGATATAGACTCCGATGAAGAGCAGGAGGCTATAGCTGTTTATGCGCCACAATCAGGAGATTCAGTGGCGCATATTCTCGTTTTAAAGAACAGTATAGGTCATTGGGCTCAGCTTATCAGATTTTCCATAACAGGCATAGGCGTTGATATAATCGAGTTTATTGACTACAACGGAGATGGAAGGAAAGAAATTGTTATAGGTGTTTCTACAAAATTCGGAGATTCAAAGGGACTTTCTGTCTATGATATTTCCGGTTCTTCTGAAAAAGAACTTTTAACTCACCAATATAACTACATAAATATAACTCCGCAAAATGAAATTTTAACAATTTCTTTGAATAAAGAAAAAAGTAATAAAGCAAGCTTAATTGTTGCCGATAACTCTTTACCGACAGTTGTCAGTGAGTGTAATCTTTTTTCTCAGGCAACAGCTATTACAAATATCTATTTTGGAAAAACAGAAGCCTCTCCTGCGTTTTTTATAAGCGAAACCTTGGACAACGTAAATAATCTCACTGAAATTATTTCTCTTGATAATAAAACAATCAAAAACCTTACTCTTAATAACGATATAACACTTTTTGATTCGTTGTTAAAAAGAGCCGGTTATCCTTATATTCAAGATATTGATAATGACGGAGTAACAGAGATTTCAAAAGCGATACAACCTAACGAAACAATTCAACAGGGCAACGAAAATATGCGAATAATCGAATGGTTCAGCTTTTCAGGTAACTCATTTAATCATAATATGTATTCCATTATCAATCCTAACGAAAAATACTTTTTGGTTTTTCCTGAAAAATGGTTGGGAAAAGTAAATGCTATAAAAGAAACAGGAAATCAAATTACTTTCTATATACAAAACGAAAACAAAGAAAAAATAAACTTGTTTTCAATTTATTCTTTAAGTCCGGAAGATTGGGAGAAAAAAGAAAATAAAGTTAATTGGTCTGTTCTTAAAAGAAATGAAGAACGTCTTTTTGCTCTTTATATTTATGACCCGCTCTCTCAATATTCTTCAATGCTTTCAATTACGCCGGCATATATAGAAAACAACTTTTTTCAAGCAACATTCATTCAAAAATAAAAAAGGCGGTGCAGGAGAACATTTTTAATGTCTCTGTTAATTATGAAAAAAGTACTAATTGTAGAAGACGAAAAAATAATACGTGATTTTGTAATAATTAACTTAAAAAGAAGCGGATACGAAGTTATAGAAGCATCTTCAGGTGAAGAGGGAATAGAGCTTTTTAATTCAAATCCCGATATTGATATTGCTATTCTTGACGTTATGCTACCCGGAATTGACGGCTTTACTGTATGTGATACAATTCGAAAAAAGAGCAATACAGTTGGTATAATAATTCTTTCTGCAAAGGCACAGGAGATGGATAAAGTTACAGGCCTTATGACAGGTGCTGACGATTATATTCCAAAACCATTTTCTCCTTCTGAGCTTACTGCACGTGTTGATTCGCTTTATCGTAGAGTAAATATAAAATCACCTCAACAAAAAGTTGATGAAATTCTTGAAGACGGACCTTTTTCTTTAAATTTACGAAGCAGAATTTTACTTAAAAATAATATCCAAAAAGATTTAACCCAAGTTGAATTTTTAATAATGAAGTTATTTATGGAAAATTCTAAGAAAGCCCTTTCAAGAGAAGAGATTCTGGATAAGGTTTGGGGAAAAGAGTATTTCGGAGAACTTAAAATAGTAGATGTAAACATCAGAAGATTACGAATGAAAATCGAAGACGACCCATCAGTTCCTAAATATATTCATACTCTTTGGGGATACGGATATAAATGGGAAGTATAATATAAAATTTATTATTAAAAAAGGAGGGATAACAATGAATTTTAAAAGCATAACAAAAAGCTGGCTTTTTAATGTTTTTGGAATAATTTTAATTTTTCTTATAGCTTTTGAAGTAGTCTTTTCAATTGTTATCTCTACCTATTATAAAGACAGTGTAAATCAAAAAATAACAACAACGGCAACTGTTACAGCTCAATTTTTTAATAAATATTATAAAAACCAATCAAGCGATTTTTACAGCGCCGCTATAAAGCTCACAGAGGATTTTGAGGACAAGGATAAATTTGAACTCCAAATTGTAGATTTAAACGGCAAAATTCTATCGTCCTCTAACGGATATATCCCTATAAATGCTCTTGAAACACCTGATGTTGAACAAGCTATGTGGCTTTCAAGCGCTTCTTATACGGGTAAAAACCTTGAAACCAATGAAGATATAATGGCAGTTTCTGTAGGCCTTAAAGACTCTTCGGGAAATATACGAGCTATTGCACGTTTTGTTGTTTCATTGGAAAAGCTAAATAATTATATTATTCTTGTTATTCTGATTTCGATAGCGATATGTCTGTTTATTTTAGCTCTTGTTTTCTTTTCGGGAAGCTATTATGTCAACTCATTTGTAAAACCTCTTTCAAAAATTACCGAGGCTACAAAAGCAATAGCAGAAGGAAATTTAACTGTTAGTCTTGATAACAATTACTCCTATGAAATGGGAGAGCTTGTTGATTCAATAAACAATATGGCTCACGAGCTTGCTAACACAGAGCAAATAAAAAATGATTTCATTTCATCAATTTCTCACGAGCTCAGAACTCCTTTGACTGCGATAAAAGGTTGGAGTGAAACAATGTTAGGCTGTGATATAACTATAGATGCTCCTACTGTCGAACACGGTCTTAACGTTATAAACGATGAAGCTCAAAGACTTACAAAAATGGTCGAAGAACTTTTGGATTTCTCTAAAATGCAAAACAGCCGTCTTTCTATGAATATGATGCGTATTGATATCGGACAGATATTGATTGAAACAACGTATATAATGGCAGAAAGAGCAAGACGTGAGGGAATAATAATCGAATATATCCCCGAAGGAGAGCTGCCGTCTGTTGTGGGAGACCCTGACAGATTAAAACAAGTTCTTATAAATATTATTGATAATTCAATCAAGCATTCTGAAAAAGAAGGAAATATCCAAATCACTGCAAAAGAAGAAGATGCTTATTTAAAAGTATTTGTACGTGATTTTGGAAAGGGAATACCTAGTGAAATTCTTTCTAAAGCAAAAGAAAGATTTGTAAAAGGGCCGAATTCTCAAAGAGGCTCAGGCCTTGGTCTTGCGCTTTCTGACGAAATAATGAAGCTTCACAATGGTAAGCTTATTATCGAAAGCAAAGAAAATGAAGGTACTACTGTTACTATTGTTTTACCTTTAGAAACAACAGACGAAGAATAAATCACGGAGGTTAATTGTGGAAGTTACATATTTTTTACAAAGCTTTGCTAATGAATATCTTGACTTTTTCTTTCTTAATATCACAAAGCTTTCTGAAACAATGTTAGTTATAGTTCTCTTAGGCTTTATTTATTGGTGTACCGATAAAAAATTTGCTTATCCTTTTGCTGCGTCTGTAACCTTTAGCTTGGCTACTAATAATATGTTTAAAAACATTTTTAAAATAGAAAGACCTTTTAATTTAAATGACCCTAAATTAAGAGTAGTTGAAGAAGCAGTTCCTGCCGCTACAGGTTATTCATTTCCGAGCGGACATACTCAGCTTGCTACTGTAGTTTACGGAACATTAGGATTTCATCTAAAAAGAATATTTAAGTTTTTATGCTTTGCAGCGGTAATTTTAGTGGGAATTTCAAGAATATATCTTGGTGTTCATACTGTTTATGACGTTGTTTTTGCTTTAATAATCGGTTCTGCAAGCTCTGCATTTGTGATGTTTACGTATAATAAGTTTGTTTCTAAAAGTCCTTGGCTTATTTTGATATATACTTTACCGGCATTTCTTTGTGTTGCTTTTTTAGATACCTCTTTTTTAGGAGATACTTTTAAAACCTTCGGTATTTCTTTCGGGGCTTTTTTGGGTATGGCTATAAATGAAAAATATATCGATTTTGACAGTAAGGGTTCAGTTAAAAAACAAGTCTTAAAAATGGTTTTGGGAATAGCAGTAGCCCTTATTATACAAGGTGGTTTAAAAGCTGTTTTTTCTCTTATAGCAACTACAGGAGCTATAAGCCATATACTTGTGTGTATTCGCTATTTTCTAATTGGATTTTGGATTGCCGCAGGTTTTCCCTTTGTTATAAAAAAATATTTGAAAAATATAGATTGATATTTTAACGGAGATAAAAAAATGAGTAAAAATCAAGAGTGTATCTTAAAAAAGACTTCGATAGGCGGTCAAGCCGTAATGGAAGGGGTTATGATGAGAGGCCCTGAAAAAACTGTTATGGTAGTCAGAACTCCTGACGGTGAAATTGTTACTGAAGAAATTAAAATAACACCTGCAAGTAAAAAGAACAAGTTTTTTAAACTTCCTTTTATAAGAGGTGTTGTGAGCTTTATTGAAAGTATGATTATAGGCTATAAAACTATTTCCCGTTCTGCAGAGCTTTCAGGCCTTGATGATTTAGAGGAGGAAGAGCCTTCAAAATTTGAACAATGGCTTACAAAAATTACAGGTGGCAAGCTATTTAACGTAATTATGTATGTTTCTGTTGTTTTAGGAGTTCTTTTCTCTGTATTACTATTTACAATACTGCCAACCTTGATTACGGCAGGAATAAATGCAATTTTGCCTTTTGCTTTAAATAATTATATAAAAACAATAATTGAAAGTATTTTAAGAATATCTATTTTTATTACTTATCTTGCTCTTGTATCTCATATGAAAGATATACGCAGAGTTTTTGAATATCACGGGGCAGAGCATAAAACAATTTTTACTTATGAAAAAGGCTTGGATTTAACTGTTGAAAATGTAAGAGACAATCTCAGATTTCATCCTCGTTGTGGAACAAGCTTTTTATTTTTAGTAATGATTGTTGGTATTATTGTTTATTCTTTGCCTATAATTCCGTGGAGCAACATTTTATTAAGAATCCCTACAAAGCTTTGTTTTTTACCCGTTATTGCAGGAATAAGCTATGAGCTTATAAGACTTGCAGGAAAATATGATAATATTTTTACAAGAATAATATCTGCACCGGGTTTGTGGCTACAAAGACTTACAACTAAAGAACCTGATGATTCACAAATTGAAGTTGCAATAACATCACTTAGAGCTGTAATTCCTGAAAATCAAGAGGAAGATAAATGATAAATGCAAAAGAAGCTTTTTTAAAAGCATCAACTGAGCTAAAAGAAAACGGAATAGAAAATTCAACGTATGAAGTGCGTGAAATTTTCAAAGAGCTTTTAAAGCTTAATCCGTTTGATATAGACTTTGCTCAAAAAGAACTTTCTCAAAGTCAGGAAGATCTTTTAAACGATGCTGTGAACAGAAGAAAAATGCATGAACCTTTGCAATATATACTAAAGAAATGGGAATTTATGTCTCTTGACTTTAATGTAAGAAGCGGAGTCCTTATTCCTCGACAAGATACCGAAACCCTTGTAGAATGCGCATTGGAGGTTGTAAAGCAAAATAACTTTACACAATGTGCTGACCTTTGTACAGGCAGCGGTTGTATAGGAATTTCTCTTTGCCATTATTCTAAGGGGCTTTTTACGCAAGGATATGATATTTCAGATGCTGCAATAGAACTTGCAACAGAAAATGCGTTTTTAAACAGCTGTGATAGATTTATTGCAAAAAAACACGACGTACTTTTAAGCGCTATCGGCAAATATGATATAATAGTCTCAAATCCTCCCTATATAAAAACTCAGGTAATATCTTCTTTACAGTCTGAAGTTAAAGATTATGAGCCACACTTGGCGCTTGATGGGGGAGAGAGCGGATATGAATTTTATAAAGCAATAATCCCTCTTTGGAAAAATGCTTTAAATAAAGGCGGATATATGTGTTTTGAATGTGGAGAAGGACAGGCTGAAGAAATAGTAAAACTTTTTGAAGTAAACGGATTTTCTCAAATTAGAACATTTAAAGATTATAATAAAATAGATAGAGTAATCTCAGCAAAACTCTTGTAAATTTCTTGAAAACAGTGTATAATAGTATGAATAGGAAAGTATATCTTTTCTATTAAAATTTAAAATATTTTTGCAGATTAAATTTTGCAGAACGGAGAATAAAAATGACAGACGGAAAAGCTAAAGCACTTTCAACTGTACTTGAAAAAATTGAAAAAGATTTTGGAAAAGGCGCTGTAATGAAATTAGGTGATAAGACTTCTATGAATGTAGACTTTATTCCTACAGGAAGCCTTATGCTCGACCTTGCTCTTGGAATAGGCGGTGTACCTAAGGGAAGAATTATCGAAATATACGGACCGGAATCTTCAGGTAAAACAACTATTGCTTTACACGTTATTGCGGAATGCCAGAAAAGAGATGGAATAGCGGCATTTATTGATGCTGAGCACGCTCTTGACCCTATATATGCAAAAAAATTAGGTGTTGATGTTGATTCTCTTTTAGTTTCTCAGCCCGATAACGGAGAGCAAGCTTTGGAGATTGCCGAAGCTCTTATCCGCAGTGCCGCTGTTGATATTATAGTTGTAGACTCTGTTGCGGCTCTTGTTCCCAAGGCTGAAATTGAAGGTAGTATGGGTGATTCTCACGTTGGTTTGCATG from Oscillospiraceae bacterium harbors:
- a CDS encoding HAMP domain-containing histidine kinase — protein: MNFKSITKSWLFNVFGIILIFLIAFEVVFSIVISTYYKDSVNQKITTTATVTAQFFNKYYKNQSSDFYSAAIKLTEDFEDKDKFELQIVDLNGKILSSSNGYIPINALETPDVEQAMWLSSASYTGKNLETNEDIMAVSVGLKDSSGNIRAIARFVVSLEKLNNYIILVILISIAICLFILALVFFSGSYYVNSFVKPLSKITEATKAIAEGNLTVSLDNNYSYEMGELVDSINNMAHELANTEQIKNDFISSISHELRTPLTAIKGWSETMLGCDITIDAPTVEHGLNVINDEAQRLTKMVEELLDFSKMQNSRLSMNMMRIDIGQILIETTYIMAERARREGIIIEYIPEGELPSVVGDPDRLKQVLINIIDNSIKHSEKEGNIQITAKEEDAYLKVFVRDFGKGIPSEILSKAKERFVKGPNSQRGSGLGLALSDEIMKLHNGKLIIESKENEGTTVTIVLPLETTDEE
- a CDS encoding nucleoside deaminase, which codes for MEKQYFFMKKAIEQAKKAALLGEVPVGAVIVKDGKIISRGKNQREINKNALKHAEIIAIDKACKKLGGWRLEDCEMYVTLEPCPMCAGAIINSRIKKVVFGAYDYKAGSVDSVIKLFDLPYNHKPETVGGVMQEECSQLLSDFFCKLRISKRCKDVDSLK
- a CDS encoding QueT transporter family protein — its product is MKKNVHFLARTAIVCALYAVMTLSFGVISYGPVQFRLSELLLLLCFLDPRYILGVTLGCFFANLFGPYGIVDALFGSLHTLISTVFTALTPFIIKNRKILSLIISSLWASILSFIIAFEMVFVFTSEESFWFWYFFVALGEFVVISVVGVPFYSVILKNQRLCNALKFEAYKKNH
- a CDS encoding DAK2 domain-containing protein, translating into MIDGIIFKQMVISAANNIDNKKQSINDLNVFPVPDGDTGTNMSMTICAARAELEKINSDEIGVVSDKVATALLKGARGNSGVILSLLFRGFSKELKGVKSVDSIGFANALNSGVKAAYGAVMKPTEGTILTVARVAAQKALENANKITDTTKLFELVYNTASETLDKTPEMLPVLKQAKVVDAGGKGLLEIYFGMLSFLRDGVVIEAQEASEQTVQKADFQSFNTEDIKFAYCTEFLIEKSESANAESFKKFLYTIGDSVVAVDDTDIIKVHVHTNNPGKVLEEALKNGSLIKIKIENMKEQHSEQASGQAETQADTTEDEVAQAEKTFGFVSVCAGEGLSVVFSDLGVDKIVEGGQTMNPSTDDLIKAINSVPAEIVFVLPNNKNIIMAASQAAEIAQKEVVVIPSKTIPQGITSMLEFNPDASKEENSQAMMAACEKVKTGQITFAARDSEFDGHQIKEGEILGLIENKVTFVEKDIDICIDKVAAELTKDGAGYVTLFYGSDVNEEQAEAVNERLINSLNCDINTINGGQPIYYYIISAE
- a CDS encoding response regulator transcription factor; this encodes MKKVLIVEDEKIIRDFVIINLKRSGYEVIEASSGEEGIELFNSNPDIDIAILDVMLPGIDGFTVCDTIRKKSNTVGIIILSAKAQEMDKVTGLMTGADDYIPKPFSPSELTARVDSLYRRVNIKSPQQKVDEILEDGPFSLNLRSRILLKNNIQKDLTQVEFLIMKLFMENSKKALSREEILDKVWGKEYFGELKIVDVNIRRLRMKIEDDPSVPKYIHTLWGYGYKWEV
- a CDS encoding CPBP family intramembrane metalloprotease translates to MENNFQNNLNKYLLKKDINSGITGILLLTIIGNVLFILISLALTIISAFYTNRIYDAQNAVNYVLSTDNIYGLLINMLLYIFYFTVPFLSISAARRYPMREIISFKKPKFSHVFYAFFITIGFSFVASYITNFIINFLGSFGISVNNPITEMNTGSIGSIVLYFVHMAIIPPLVEEFAIRGVVLGSVKKYSKSFAIVFSALLFSLMHGTFYQIPYAFVAGLVMGYFVIKFDSIWIGIIVHFLNNSISVIFEFLSKVIENENLLVLISSITNLTLLLIGAITLIVFVLNNKIGIDKDEDSCSFSECFKTMLKRPLFYILLIFSFITVILSSF
- a CDS encoding Asp23/Gls24 family envelope stress response protein — its product is MLKYENNYGEILVDNKAVAILAGNAATKSFGVKGMSSKNAVDGIATILNFENIEKGIIVKFEDNEIIIDMHIVVSYGININAITQSITHNVSYAVETATGFNVKKINVYVDAIKN
- the srtB gene encoding class B sortase, producing the protein MKIDFKTIFSKMNSFLAGKTVLNIALIICATVFLFSVYNISVWFYENKNTDDLKNTLIEMGNKNEDKVLINQEIKNEEEEVDVSKIKFLTTDIDELQNLNADTVAWIKVMGTNVDYPVVQTDDNDFYLTHDFNKNENKAGWVFGDFRCNFYNLGYNTILYGHERMDYSMFGSLTFCRDDWWYNVKTNHFIFLNTATQKTVWQIFSIYVTTVDFNYIKTGFSGEEDFSEFVQSLNDRNTIPTLKADATSDDKIITLSTCYNISKRLVVHGKLIKSESIYPSFDENSQSSSSDVSSDISSEISSDISSDTSGSASSEISKPNESEDNSSSSDVSSEESSSQPDSSSEEASSDSTSSEESSSSEVSEPSQDPEGSSSEKTESSDISSSEGIGSEET
- a CDS encoding phosphatase PAP2 family protein, whose protein sequence is MEVTYFLQSFANEYLDFFFLNITKLSETMLVIVLLGFIYWCTDKKFAYPFAASVTFSLATNNMFKNIFKIERPFNLNDPKLRVVEEAVPAATGYSFPSGHTQLATVVYGTLGFHLKRIFKFLCFAAVILVGISRIYLGVHTVYDVVFALIIGSASSAFVMFTYNKFVSKSPWLILIYTLPAFLCVAFLDTSFLGDTFKTFGISFGAFLGMAINEKYIDFDSKGSVKKQVLKMVLGIAVALIIQGGLKAVFSLIATTGAISHILVCIRYFLIGFWIAAGFPFVIKKYLKNID
- a CDS encoding DUF1385 domain-containing protein gives rise to the protein MSKNQECILKKTSIGGQAVMEGVMMRGPEKTVMVVRTPDGEIVTEEIKITPASKKNKFFKLPFIRGVVSFIESMIIGYKTISRSAELSGLDDLEEEEPSKFEQWLTKITGGKLFNVIMYVSVVLGVLFSVLLFTILPTLITAGINAILPFALNNYIKTIIESILRISIFITYLALVSHMKDIRRVFEYHGAEHKTIFTYEKGLDLTVENVRDNLRFHPRCGTSFLFLVMIVGIIVYSLPIIPWSNILLRIPTKLCFLPVIAGISYELIRLAGKYDNIFTRIISAPGLWLQRLTTKEPDDSQIEVAITSLRAVIPENQEEDK